A portion of the Ralstonia nicotianae genome contains these proteins:
- a CDS encoding MarR family winged helix-turn-helix transcriptional regulator, with protein MKKTSQPKPRAAGKPTGIAYLIGRLDHVLSRRMRDSLLPLGLTVPQYTTLSFLSTQGQLSNAQLAERSLTSPQSANEMVKMMEGRGWIAREPDPSHGRIINIRLTAEGQALLDRCDIAVAEVEKSMLADMAPAEREQLHQQLRTLVRILSAVTV; from the coding sequence ATGAAGAAGACCTCCCAACCGAAGCCGCGCGCGGCGGGCAAGCCCACCGGCATCGCCTACCTGATCGGCCGGCTCGATCACGTGCTGAGCCGGCGGATGCGCGACAGCCTGCTGCCGCTGGGGCTGACCGTGCCGCAATACACCACGCTGTCGTTCCTGAGCACGCAGGGGCAGCTCTCCAACGCGCAGCTGGCCGAGCGCTCGCTGACCTCGCCCCAGTCCGCCAACGAGATGGTCAAGATGATGGAAGGACGGGGCTGGATCGCGCGCGAGCCCGATCCCAGCCACGGCCGCATCATCAACATCCGGCTGACCGCGGAAGGCCAGGCGCTGCTCGACCGCTGCGACATCGCCGTGGCCGAGGTGGAGAAATCCATGCTGGCCGACATGGCCCCCGCCGAGCGCGAACAGCTGCATCAGCAGCTGCGCACGCTGGTGCGGATCCTGAGCGCCGTGACGGTCTAA